taaatttgatatcaataaaaatatttttaaaaatatttacttaatgACACTATATATGTATAACTTGTTTAAAAGAGGATTTACTTTGAAGCTATAGATACTAGAGAATGAGAGAACAAGCAAGAACTGTGTTTTTCTGTTCTCTCTTTTTTACTATGAATAAGTACaagtgaagaaaaattatttttatgtgaaTCACTTCCTATTATTTATCAACCCAAGGTCCAGTATTTGgcccaaataaataaacaaaacaagaaGAAGAGCAAAATAAGCAAAAACAAAAGGCGGGCAACCTGTACCAAGAATCGTTCTCTCACAATCTATTTTGTCAGCTGAGATTTGCGCTTGCCAAAACacttcatatttttcatatgcGTTTTTCATGTCACAATCATATAGTGTATTGGAGAATGAAATTTGActgataaaattttgttgaaaggTAGAGGGATGGAAGTTTCAGATTAGTACCCCCTCTCCCTTTCCTCAATTCATCAGGAAACTATAGAGCACTTATTTTGGGAACGTCTAATCTCTAAATAATGGTGGTCAGCAGCAGTGTTCGCTAACTCCCCTAATTTACCAACTAGATTGGGCAGTTGGAGAAACTGGGATTTAACCTCCAATGCTTGGTTCCATAGTCCAAAAATTCCTTGGACTATGATCGTTTCTTGTATGACGCGGGAAATTTGGCTCCGATGAAATGCTTTGGCTTTTTGGGGCAATCCACAATTAATGCGATTACTCGAGCTGTTGAAGGACCTGGAGAGTTCTTTGCCCTCTCACCATAACACCTCTACCATCCTTTGTCCCGGTGGCTTGGAAGACCCCCTTAAGAGGATGGTACAAACTTAATAAAGACGGCTCCCACCTAGGACAATGGAGCAATCAGAGTTGTGGGCCTTCAGGGATGGTCTCTTGATGACTAGAGACTTCAACATTAGCAACTTATACATGAAAGTAGATGCAACTACTATCATACATTTCTATGTCTAATAAAGAGAatgcatttaattatttctCGTCCTGACTGTTATGACTTCTAAGACCCTTGAGTATGTTTTTAGGGAAAACTGCCGATACTCCAGCACGACCTCCCttaatgtattttagttttttttttttttaacctgTGTTTGACCAACAGCAGGTTAGAATGTAGAAAAGTTGATGAATTTATGCTTAGTTTTAGATAGAGATTTATGATGGGAATTTCTAGTCTGTTATCATGACATTTTATATTGTCAAATGTATGGAGGATCCTCCATGACTTTTGATACGTGTGTTTCGGAATTCTCTTGGGATTGATTTTGTGTGGGATTAGTTTTCTTATGTTTAGACATGTGGAAGTTTGCAATACGGATTGCTTTCATCACCTCTATGTGGCAGGTAGGACAACCCATTCGATATTGAGTAAATTCcccatgtatatatgtatttgttaaGTTCTTTTGtggtataaaattataaagccCAGTAGTAAAtgaaccccccaaaaaaaaacgCAGGTAGTATAATTAAGTGCCGGATGTAGTTACTGGAAAAGCATATTCCTAAAATAGTAAACCATCTCTGCTAAATGGCTTTGACACACCCTTAATTCATGATACATCACTGGATTTCACCATTTGCTCTGCTGCTGCTCTGTCCCTCTCAACACATAAACGCGGCCATGTGCACACACTCATGCTGCTTAGACTGCACCTTGTCTTTCTTAAAAACGGAGGATATGCCAGTCAGCCTTTGCATAGTGAATTGCATATCTGTCCCATTTACTTCTTCACTATCATCATTTTAGCTCTTCCTGATTGTTTTACCATTAGGTAGGGGCATTAGGTGTTGGCATACCAAGCTTTCACCTCGGCTAATCGCTAATCATTGCCAATTAACATATGCACCTCTCATTTTCATGAAACTTTCCACTTATAGGTGAAAAGTAGAGAAAGGGTTTGTCGTTTTTAATTCCGACAatgaaacaatattttaatgaattggGTAGTTCACTTCAAAGTATGGAACAAGACATCCAAGTATTTATTACCAATACAAAACCATATCTTATGTTATAAAATTctgcttttctcttctctttctttgcCTTCAAtttaggtatatatatgtgtatatatatatatataaaataaagagtttTTTGTCTTTTACTTACATGGTATCACTCCACAATCAAACATCCTTAGTCATGTTACAGAGATAGCTGAATTAGAAAGGTATTTATTTCTTGACTAAAAATTAGGTGAATTCTTGTTTGTAGTTTCTGTTATAGGTAAATTGTTGCCACATCTTATCTCATCAACCATCATGCTTTTGCCTTTGATTTGAACTAATCAAATACAAAAATGGGATCCTCTTGGCCACACACGAACTCAGAAGACAAGGTGCTATTTCTTAGGTAAATAACCTGTCTTTTAGTAGCTTAGTTTTATATGTTTCGTCTTTTTGGTGGCTTACTTCATACTCAATTATATGTAGAAATATGAATCTCGTCCAAGCTAAGAGCTAATAATATTTGACGTCACACttccttttttctattttgtaagaaaaaagaaaaaggtatgaagaaaattataaagaagtaatatttttactatattaaacattaaacaatATGTTATCCAAAAACCAAAATCAATGCTTTAtaacgaaaatttaatttattaattatttttaattcataaaattcaacgCTTTATCACGGGTATGAAGACGCCAGCCCGAATCTCATGTAATAAaggaacaaataaaaattattggcTTGATCGGGgctatgaaaaaaaaaggggggggggaaTAAACATCACGCAAACATGCTGTTTAGACGAAAATACCCCCGGAATCCAATTCAACGCCTGCCCATTACTCTTCTTTAGCTATTTCTCTCTTGTCGGCGCTATCCAACTAACAATACCACTACAATccaaaaccaaaccaaaccaacCAAAAGAGTTCAATCACTGCACGCAACGTGGACGGTCCAGATCGTCCCACTTTTCGACTTATGATTGGTCAGAGCTTACATCACAATCCTCCTACCCCTACTCTATTGGTCCACGTCTCCccacaaaaattatttaaaacagtCCTGCaagaaaaaaacttatatatttaatgtcttaaaagggaaaatgaaaaagacAAATCAACACTTGGCGCTTCCACGACGCCCCAAACGCCGTCCACAGAAGCAACCAGAAgcacaaattatattaaacctaaaaaacaaGGTGAAATATATtaccttttttaatttctctctCTAACTTTAGCACTGTGTTTCTTTGTCTCTCTAGCTAGCTATAGCCCATTCTTCTCTTTGCCGTGTTccacttttttatttcatttagaaaattggttttcttttgaataattaatcgACTCATATGTAGTAtctgattttttaattttttgcggGTGTGGCTTGTTAAATTTCTTGAGCACATTGGAATGTTAGGTGTTACTAGCACTTGcagaacaaaaaaagaaagagttgGTCTTTACATCCCCTTTTGtgttcatgttttttttattgtttttcttagCTAAAGAATTACTGTATAGATcttgatttttgggtttttccttcttcttttttcaacGTGTACTTCCCAAATATAGAAATATGTAAATCTTTCAAACTGCATGGGATTTATTTTCATTGAAGTAGTAGTTAAGGACTTTTATATAGCATAGTTTTTAGGATCATTTCTTTGACACTATTCTATACAGATTTTAATGGGGACTAACATGAACTTTGGAAGTAACCCACCGCCGTCAGGTGATGGCGGCGGGAACAAACCGCCGGGCAATAACCTGCTAACTAGACAGCCGTCAATCTATTCTCTAACCTTTGATGAGTTTCAAAGCACTATGGGTGGAATAGGCAAAGATTTTGGGTCAATGAACATGGATGAATTGTTGAGGAACATTTGGAGTGCTGAAGAAATTCAAACAATGGCGTCTTCCGGTGGTGTCCTAGAGGGAAATGGAGGGTTACAAAGGCAAGGCTCTTTGACTCTGCCAAGAACACTTAGCCAGAAAACAGTTGATGAAGTCTGGAAAGATATTTCAAAGGAGTATTCATTGGGGAAAGACGGTATTGGAGGTGGAGGAGGCACTAATAATATGCCACAAAGGCAGCAAACTTTAGGAGAGATGACTTTAGAGGAGTTTTTGGTGAGGGCTGGTGTGGTAATAGAGGATACCCAATTGGCTGGGAAGGTTAATAATGAGGGGTTCTTTGGTGGGAATAATACTGGTTTTGAAATTGGGTTTCAACAAGGTGGTAAAGGTCCAAATTTGATGGGAACTAGGATTCCTGATGGTGGTAACCAAATTAATATTCAGGCTTCCAATTTGCATCCTAACGTTAATGGAGTTAGATCAAACCAGCACCAGTTGGCTCAGCAGCACCAACACCAACAACCAATCTTTCCTAAGCAAACAGGGGTGGGATATGGAGCTCAGATACCTTTACAAAGTGGTGGTCAGTTGGGGAGTCCTGGAATTCGGAGTGGAATGCATGGGATTGGGGATCAGGGAATAAGTAATGGTCTGATTCAGGCAGGTGCACTGCAAGGTGGAGGGATGGGGATGGTTGGTTTAGGAGGGGCGGTAGGTGTTGCGACCGGATCACCTGCTAACCAGGTTTCGTCAGATGGGATTGGGAAGAGCAGTGGAGATACTTCATCAGTTTCCCCAGTTCCTTATGTGTTTAATGGAAGCATGAGGGGTAGGAAATACAGTGCGGTGGAAAAGGTTGCTGAGAGGAGGCAAAGGAGAATGATAAAGAACAGAGAATCAGCTGCAAGATCACGAGCTCGCAAGCAGGTGAATCTATTCTCTAGGTTACTCAAATTCGTTTAGCTACTCAATGAAACTtctgtttgaaattttatgctTTTCGAGTTGATTAAAACGTAACCCACATTAAATTTCCAAAGTTGAGAAATCAGAATTACCATCCCACCCATTTTCCTCTTGTTGTGGCTTAATGAGTTTTATCAGTCATTGACCTTCTGCTCATATTATCTGTGACTTGGTGCGTACCGAAACTTCATGGAATATTTATGCTGCAGTATGGTAATTTTGATAGCCATCTGACATGACATGGGAAGTTTTACTGGCTAAATGGAGCATTTGTTTAACAACATGGGAGGTTTGAAGCTGTGTATCGTATAAGAACCTAAAAAAACCCTTTAATTGAGGTTGACATTCTTGACCTTATTGATTTTGGTATAACTATTATCAAGCAAACCGGTTGTATCCCATGGTGGCTTTTAACCAGTGAAATTATTGTTGTCTCAAATATATGCATTGaagtttcttaaatttttttttttttttggggggggggggcgCCGGGGGGGTTCTCTGCTAGGCTTATACAATGGAATTGGAAGCAGAAGTTGCAAAGCTAAAAGAGGAGAATCAAGAATTGCGGAAGAAACatgtattttacttttctttctttcaatgcACCCCCTTATCATTTGCACACAATAGTACTTATACATTCTCTTATCGTCTGTACTTTGGTTGTTTGCAGGCAGAAATCATGGAAATGCAGAAAAATCAGGTGATGAAGTTGTCTTTGGCACctctgtttttatttatatactaacAACTTAAGTTATACCCTCCTCAAACACCATGAAGCATCGTTATTTGCATAATCTTACACCATGTACTCTACTTCACTACTTGGTTTACTTTTGAAAGCATTCTTAAGTGCACAATCCACGTGAGctgtaaatttttcttttgcccTATTAAATATTATGACCGACCTTACTAGAAAATGTGCTTTGAACTTGGCAACCTTTGAATGTTCTATATTCTAAAATCATGCTTAAATTCTTCGACTGCCATAGGTCATTGAGATGGTGGATATGCAACAAGGAGCTAAGAAGCGATGCCTACGAAGAACCCAGACCGGTCCTTGGTGAAAGTAAATCATGTTTACGAAGAAGCCTGTGATTCGTGGTTAAATTATGCGTGGCAGGTAGTTGTACATATTTAAGTGGCAAGGATGGTTGTTCTATCTTTAGGTTTGGAGTGATGAATTAGTGCTGTAGCCTGTAGTGTAGAATAAGGATCTTCCAATATttgcaataatttttttcctgcTCCCACAAGGATGATGGTTCATTTAGTTACACCATATCTGTAAATTTCCGAATATCCCCAACATCAATTGAACtaatttgagtttatttcatgaaaaagcATGGTCCATTTAGTTAATGCGATGCCCAGTACATGTTCATCAGAGGATCATGATCTGAATTTTTTCATCTTGGCCGGTTGGATCGTGCTATGCATAGGCTTTTATTCTCTTTTACTAAACCATCGTCTCTCGGCAGAAGTAACCAATGAAAATACCCAATCTCTGTTCTTTGGGCCGTTGATGGCTCAACGAAGAGAAATACATGCAATAACGATCGGGGGAGGGGTGTAATTCAGCATACAGCTTAGAAAACATGCCTGTTCATAATTTTATCGATATGCCCTAAAttcaaaaaccaattaaaacaTAATCGCAAATCGATAAATAAGAGCACTAGACATACCTTACGGTTCAACATTatgaaaaaacaaattgatGATAATCGCGGTGACCTCAGCCCCCAAGGCCACATCCGACATTAATACAGCTTGCTAATCAAAGGCTGAGCCCCTTCTTTTTGAGTTTAGCAAGTCAAGGGAATCAGATCCACTTTGAAACAACTCCTTTCAAGTTGCCATAGCAACCTTACCTTCACTAGTAGATTCACTGTTTTAGTTGCACAAAAGGATCAACCTGGTCctttttttgggttaaaaatCCATCTCCAAGTTACTTCCTCTGTGGCCGTACAGCAAGATAGCATCATTACATCCAAATCATGATATactttaattctaaaaaggaTAGCCAGTAGTGCATTCCATGTCCTTCCAGGATATCATTTTCCGACGATCCCTTCCCCTGAATGATCTGGCGAGAAGCCTACCACTAACAGGTTTACACAATCCAACATCAATCACAGAACTACTCTTCCTCTTCTCGGAAGATGGAGTTGCCTCATCCATGTAATAGTCAAACAACATAGCAAGACAGTAGACTTGATGTGATAATGTATAGTTTTCATCATCTGGGGGTACCATCTTTAACATATGAAGATTTACCTACAACAATGCAACCAGAGAATGAGAATTTGTCGCACATGCTTAGGGAAGATAGTAGCAGTAGGCTCTCAGGCAATGCAGTTTAAAGTTGTTAGGAGAATAAGAAACTGGTAAAACTTTTTATCATTTCCGAACTTCATGATTCACCATAAGAAGCATGGGCTTGTAATTATGCTACATGTAATGTCATTCCATGTCTACTCCTGGAGAAAATACTCTAATGAATCACAATGCATTATCATGAAAAATAGCTACTTCAGAAATTCTAGTTGCTTACCTCAGCTTCCATAGCACGAACTTCATTCTGCCACCCGGAATAGTCATTCTTGGAAGAACTTTCTCCAGGAGAGTAAAGATTCACAGTAAACAAAGGAGGCCTGAGAGGGTACTCCATGCTGATCTTAATCTGCAACAGTTTAATTTGATGTCAGATTTCCATCTTTAATGAACATGATAAAACAAAACGAAGTAATTATTGACACCTTGGCTTCTAGTTTCATATTGTGTCCAGTTGTGTCCATTTTCCTCGTTAAAAGAAGAACAAATTCCTTGATACCACAGTCAACCCATGATTTTTCAGCTATTTCACAGCACTGAGTAGAAGAAGAGTTTTCAGTCTCTGTCTCTAGGGGCTCATCCACTTCACTATCAGTCTCTAGCATGAAGACACACTCATCGTCATGTTTTTTGAAACTAGGTAATTTTCCCCTACTGCCTGGGGACAAAATGCTCTTCGAAATCAAGGCCAACTGCTTGGAATGGTTAAGACTAGATCCCTTTAGTGGAGTAAGTTTAGCATCATTTGTGACGGATGGAACTGAAAGCAAAGATGGAAGCTCCCCATCTTCCCTAAAACCCTCCAGCTCTTCCTTCGAGATACCAGATCTTCCATCCATATCAACATCCATGGGCTCTTGAACTGGTTCTGAGTCAATAATAGGTTGAGATGAAGCCTCGTTGACTTTGGATCCTACAGATGACCAACTATGCAAACTGCACAAGGGAGTATGCAAGGCCCACGGAACACTTTTACAATTCAGAGCAGGCCATTTAAGCTTCGAAAGTGAATCAAGCTGTTCCCTGTAATTCAATGAAAGAAttccaaattttcaacaaaaaccTACCATACTGAAGACAAAACAAGCTAAGAGAATTCCAACATAGAATAAAACAAATTCCAACACGCAAGATGCATCAAACAAACAAGTTCCATTTAAGGCAGAGAGAGAAATTTGTACTAAACCacaaatttgggactttatatcATAAAGATGCCAACAAAGACACTAGCACaggaaattatattttataaccaaaatattCAGATTTGACCACATTGTGGAATTCACTCCTATTTgctttcttattgttttcttcAAGATCCAAACTCCAAACATACAGGACAGTGACTCACGCAAGAGCCAGCTCAGCTTTTATTCGTGAGCGGATTCTTTGCACAACTGTCTGCACTCTGTTCTGCTGGCGATACAATGCAAGACCAGAGATAACAGCTTCACTTTTGGTTTCATTGTTTGAAGCTTCCAGACTATTAAGCAATGGTGAAACCTCAGGTAAGAAATCAATTCCTGCCAAATGCTGGGCCCACTTGTATGGACGTGAAGTTCTCTTTTCATCAAATGTAGCCCCATCACCAATGAAGAGCTTGGCTGACTGCAATATCATTCAGAACAGTCAGTATTACATGAAAAGGAAAGCTTAAAAATGTTAGTGAAGGTAACAGTGAAAGCAGGGCACATAATATCCATCAGACACAAACCTGGTGAGGCAGATCCAGTCCGGTGTCATCAGGAAATAAATTACAGAGGATATAATACTCAGGTCCTTCAGATGATCCTTCAATCCCAACGCAAACAACATTCAACTTTAACAGGTACTCAAACTTCAAAGTAATAAGTTTTGTGGATCCAGGATCAGATGCCTCATCATCATATATGTGTAGGATAATTTTCAGAGGATGAACTTGATAGACTCCCGCCTGATCAATAGCCTCCTTGCTGAGAACCCTCTTTGGTCGTTTTCTCCTCCTCTGTCCATCATCTTCCTCATCTGGTATATCATCCTCCATCCTTGAGCTCTCTATACTATTAGATACGCCTGGCAATTAACAATATCAGtacttgattaaaaaaaattgaagccatTTGCTAGCCCAGAACATTTTAGAGGCAGAGTTAAGAAGATAAACTTAAGTAAAATAAGTATCGGAAAcatcataaataaaattctttgcAGAAATAGACAGGATTAGTTACACTCACACTCCTAGGAGTTTAACCTAACCTAACAAAGTTAATTTCGTTACCAACCCTTATTTTTCAACTTGAATGATCACGCCCATTTGTAATAACCTACTTGTCCATTACCTTGGAGTACAGAAATAACTTTAAAGTACCATCTCAAGAGCTATCAACTATGGTCACTATGCATACAAACAGAAGGAAGATTAGCATTACTCACCATTGTCTTTATTTGCTTGCTGACGGGCAAAAGCCTGAGCATCCTTCAGACTTCCTATGATCTCCAGATCAATATCTTCACCAAATGCTTCCTTCTGGGCCATGAACTGTGAGTAAATCACATAGAGTGGAGGTGGAAGAAGTTCGGCTGAATTATGTTGCTTCAGTTTCTTTGTATGCAAAACACCCAATTGATTCTGAACAGGCAACGATGCTTTCTTAAGGGACTTGAGGTGTGATGGCAGACTCGACAGAAACTTCTTCCGATTGGCTATCATCTCCAGAAGACTTTTCTTCTGTTGTTCCAACTTTTCTAAAAGTTTGCATAGCTCTTTCCTCTGAGAAAGATAATATCCAAACGTTGGCTTAGCAAAGCAGTTTTACCCTAATTCCTTTAAACACGTTATATGCTTTACTAAACACAGTTTTCATAACatcaaaaaaaatagataaagaaaataatatatttatcaattaaGCTTCGATTTAGTTAGCAAATACCTGGAATAACTCATAATTAAGTCTCTTAAGCATCAAATTGTGCGAGCTATCATCAGACAAATTTGAACCCTTAATTTCTTCAGGCGCACCGCCAAAAAACTCCTCCTCGGATACAAGCTCGATATCAGGATACTTAGATTTGAAATCTTTGCAAGTTTTTATAGCTTTCAAATAGTGACTCTTCTCGTACATTAAATTGTGAAGCTGCAGCGTCGTGAAATCAACCGGCGCCTTTGCGCGTTCCGTCTCTGCTTTCACTTTGTCTTCCTCCAACAATATGCTACGATTCGcctgaaaaataaagaaaatcaaaacacgaggtttccatttcaattttttttccttctctaaTGGATAAATAGAGATGCGAGGGATAGAGAGGAAGAGACGAAGATAACCTGGCGGAGATTGACGAAGTGAAGGAACATTTGGGTGACCTGTTCTCTGAGCTcggattttggttttttttcctttttgacaGAGAGGATTTTGGCGACGACCGCTTCGACCGAGGCTTTGGTTTCTTTAAGCGTATCGTAAGAAGATTTCTGAGGCTTGCGCGGCGGAGCTGGTGACTCTGATCTCTCGTCCACCACCATTCCCTCCTCTATCTCTCCGTCCTCCATCTTCTTGCTTCCCCTCAGCAGCACTCTGCTTCAGTTTTTGGCTACAACAACAAATCCCAAGCAAAAAATCAGCTCCAACTTCGATTTGATTAAAACGGCGATCCCCTTAGTTGTTTCGGCCTTTCTTTGCCTTAGGGTTTGGGTATGTTAAAACTGGGCGCTCGAAGCCCAACTTTTGAGCCCAACATTCTAAagagataaaaatgaaatttcatttaaatgttttaataagttGATCCAGTGGAGATTCCATCCACTGATCAGCTCATGCATATACTCCAGTGTCTCTTGCAGCCTGACCAGtggttttgttgttgtttccgCCAACACGGGAGAAGGAAATATCCCTGCCTAAATCACATGAAAACCTATTATCCCCAACCACTGCAAGTATTTCCTAGGGACAAGTGCTGTGCCGTCCTTTATTAAGTTGGAATGTAGCCTGGACTTGTTCAAGGTCTGGCGATCAAGCCTGAAACTCCAACCAAAATATGGGAGTATGTGGGATAAAACTCGAATGATAATTCCTGAAAAATGTTTTTCCACGAAGCGAAGCTTGTTTGGTAATTGACTGACAGTTGATTTGAgcaattaattttattagttgttgtttatttaaaagtgtttgaTAAAATCTAGTTGAAAGTTAAAAGttgatatatgtaaaataacaaacaaaagatatgacacattttattattacgtatttatttttttataatactttaattttatttggtgaaattattgaaataaaacactattatcaattaattaaaacattcattatgaaaattaattagtaaatattttaaaattttaaataaacaaatttcttaagttcgttatttgcaaatattaatcttgtggaaattgataaatattaatagtgtaTCAATATAACTGTACACAATTATGTCATGTTCTTAGTGTATAAATTAGTGATAATTACGTCTCCGAATAAACTTGTCAAGTaacatatttcaattaatataaagttaCATATAAAGTCATTTTACACAagtaatttgaaaataaattaagagtaaataaatattcaataacaTTTGAGAGCATGTGGCAAATGGAGTAATTTTTGAGCAAGTATGGTCAGATATATCATTTCACATATGTCATTCTCAATCAGCTGTGGAAAAAGCTGTTCATCTCTGCATTTTTTGCCTTTGAGGTTTTAGCTTAACAAATTCTTGCAAACATTCATTCACTAAACACTATAATTAGAGGGTTTGACTACTCAATCCTCCGTTTGTGCCTACATCaattaaaaaaacccaaaatatcaTTTACCAAACACTcccaaaatttaagattttttttttttggagtcAAGTAAGAAATTTTTAACCTAAGCCAAAGATTGcccaattatatataatattttttttaaaaataataattatattatttaaatacatggAAACATTTATGGATTGGTAATTGATATGGAGGAAGTAATTGGTATATGTGaatatatgattaaacaatATAAATGATTAATGATATTTAGTTAAATGAATGGTGATCTGAATAAGGGAAGCATATGATTTAATAAGATAATTTCAttagctttaaaaaaaaaagaagagaaatgcaTTAATAGGTATAAGTGCATGACTAAATTATTACATTACATTAACAggtataaaaattttggggttttagtggaaggaattttattttatttttataaaaatatttcttttcctttattttttaggattaatttatcaattatataaattaaaatgtttcttATAAGTCTTTTCTTTCCCGTTTCCATCTCTTCTACTAAACgcgaagttttttttttcatgttttctaCCCTTCTACTAAAcataaatgtttttttcttctttttattaacTTGAGTAGAAACCAAAAACTTCAACAATAACGAAAAAATTCCAACAAATTAGATTTTGGTTTGGGACAGAGTATATATTGGGTGGTGCCGCCTAACAGTGTCGGGAGACCACCAGTGCTACTTGACACATTGACGGTAtcactaataattttttttttttggtttctctTTTTTCCCCTAGCagccatttaaaaaaataatagttcTGCTTAACACACCGGCGGCacctattaattttttttctttacaacatttttttctgacacaatttcttttctcacaCTGGTGTCACCTGACAGACCGGCGGcaccattttaaaaaaatatttttttcttcacaatattttttaaacttttttttaaagtggTGCCACCTGACAAACCGGTGGcaccattaaaaaaaatatttttttagttttttctcaTTATTTATACTCGTATTTTCACTGGTATTTGGATACATATATGTGAGTGCCTCCTAACACAATGACGACACCAATCAGACATTGTAACAAACAACccatttacataaataattcgTCTTCAACTCAATTTCgtaattaattactttttttatattgttttaataaaaacaacctttttttttctctagatgatgagagttttttttttaatcctttttctatAATAATTCTTCATTGGCTAAGTAAACACCCAATCAAGGAAAAGGTAGAAGAAGAAGGAGCGACGTGtgaaaagacaaaagaaaaaggttttatttttaaaatatgtatatatataacatatggcAGCACTACATTGGTCTATATTATGAC
This sequence is a window from Gossypium raimondii isolate GPD5lz chromosome 5, ASM2569854v1, whole genome shotgun sequence. Protein-coding genes within it:
- the LOC105769229 gene encoding THO complex subunit 5B; the protein is MEDGEIEEGMVVDERSESPAPPRKPQKSSYDTLKETKASVEAVVAKILSVKKEKKPKSELREQVTQMFLHFVNLRQANRSILLEEDKVKAETERAKAPVDFTTLQLHNLMYEKSHYLKAIKTCKDFKSKYPDIELVSEEEFFGGAPEEIKGSNLSDDSSHNLMLKRLNYELFQRKELCKLLEKLEQQKKSLLEMIANRKKFLSSLPSHLKSLKKASLPVQNQLGVLHTKKLKQHNSAELLPPPLYVIYSQFMAQKEAFGEDIDLEIIGSLKDAQAFARQQANKDNGVSNSIESSRMEDDIPDEEDDGQRRRKRPKRVLSKEAIDQAGVYQVHPLKIILHIYDDEASDPGSTKLITLKFEYLLKLNVVCVGIEGSSEGPEYYILCNLFPDDTGLDLPHQSAKLFIGDGATFDEKRTSRPYKWAQHLAGIDFLPEVSPLLNSLEASNNETKSEAVISGLALYRQQNRVQTVVQRIRSRIKAELALAEQLDSLSKLKWPALNCKSVPWALHTPLCSLHSWSSVGSKVNEASSQPIIDSEPVQEPMDVDMDGRSGISKEELEGFREDGELPSLLSVPSVTNDAKLTPLKGSSLNHSKQLALISKSILSPGSRGKLPSFKKHDDECVFMLETDSEVDEPLETETENSSSTQCCEIAEKSWVDCGIKEFVLLLTRKMDTTGHNMKLEAKIKISMEYPLRPPLFTVNLYSPGESSSKNDYSGWQNEVRAMEAEVNLHMLKMVPPDDENYTLSHQVYCLAMLFDYYMDEATPSSEKRKSSSVIDVGLCKPVSGRLLARSFRGRDRRKMISWKDMECTTGYPF
- the LOC105769230 gene encoding ABSCISIC ACID-INSENSITIVE 5-like protein 5; this translates as MGTNMNFGSNPPPSGDGGGNKPPGNNLLTRQPSIYSLTFDEFQSTMGGIGKDFGSMNMDELLRNIWSAEEIQTMASSGGVLEGNGGLQRQGSLTLPRTLSQKTVDEVWKDISKEYSLGKDGIGGGGGTNNMPQRQQTLGEMTLEEFLVRAGVVIEDTQLAGKVNNEGFFGGNNTGFEIGFQQGGKGPNLMGTRIPDGGNQINIQASNLHPNVNGVRSNQHQLAQQHQHQQPIFPKQTGVGYGAQIPLQSGGQLGSPGIRSGMHGIGDQGISNGLIQAGALQGGGMGMVGLGGAVGVATGSPANQVSSDGIGKSSGDTSSVSPVPYVFNGSMRGRKYSAVEKVAERRQRRMIKNRESAARSRARKQAYTMELEAEVAKLKEENQELRKKHAEIMEMQKNQVIEMVDMQQGAKKRCLRRTQTGPW